TCGTTTCTCCTCATCCAGCCTGTCGAGCAGGATATGCCAGGGCATGATCAGATGTGCGCGGTCGCTGATATGCAGGTTGCCGGTATCGATCCCCCTGGCTTTAAGGCTGTCGATCTCTTCCAGCAGTACCCTGGGATTGATGACGACGCCATTGCCTATGATGCAGGCCGTGCGCTGATAAAAGATGCCTGATGGCACGATATGCAGTTTGAATTCGCCCCCCGGATTGATCACTGTATGGCCGGCGTTATCGCCGCCGGAAAAACGAATAACGGCATCCGCCTTCTCGGCCAGAAGGTCCACAATTTTACCTTTGCCTTCGTCGCCCCACTGGGCGCCAATAACAGCTACAACAGACATTTTATTAATCCTGAAACAGACGTACTTGCAGATTCAATAACACACAAATTCAGGGAAACCTTAATTATCAACCCCGGGACATATAACTCTTGCCCCAGACATGGAGAAGGACGCCGCCTGCGAAAATCAGCACGGCAAAGCCTGCGAGTAAGGTGAGAAATACCAGCAAAGGCATATCCACATTAATCCAGCGAATACCTATTACTGCCAGGCCGATGCCGGCAATGATCCATGCAAACACCAATACAATCAGGGAAGTGAGGCTCATCTCGAATACCCGGTCGCTCATAGCTCCGCCCTATTAATGTGTACTCCTTTTATTTTTTTGCCTGCCGCCAGACGTGTATAAACCGCTGCCCGACGGTCACAAAAGAAAGGACTACCACTATGGCCAGTGCTATGAACACCTGGTTTAGGAGCAGTCCGAGCGCTAATATTATAACCCTCTCAACACGCGTAAACAAGCCGACCGTGCAATCGATATTAAGTCCCTCGGCCCTGGCCCTGATATAACTGGTCAGAAATGATCCGATCATGGCCAGGAATATAAGCACCAGCTGTAATGTGACATTGAAAGGCCAAACACCGGTACCGGTGATGAAGATAAAGCTTAAGAACATCGCCCCTTCGGTGATTCTGTCGACGGTGGAGTCGAAGAGCGCCCCGAAACTGGAAGTCTTCTGCATATAGCGGGCAAGCGCACCGTCCAGCAGATCGAACAGCCCGGCCAGTAAAAATATAAGGGCTCCTGCCACGAGATGGCCGAATCCTACAACAACTGCAGCTATCAGGTTTATCACCAGGCCGATAGTGGTCATAATATCGGGCGTTAATCTCAGCTTGCTGATGAAAGGGACCAGCGGATCGGTGATTAAGCGGCCGGCTTTCCTGCGTAATTCCTGGAAACTTGACACTTCTTTATCCTTTTAAGTTCGAGGAGATGGAGGTGTAGTAATCGACGACCTGGCGGCTAACGTTTTCCCAGCAGTATTTATTAGCCGTGGCCACTCCCCTCTCCGCCATCGATAGTCTTAATTGCTT
The nucleotide sequence above comes from Dehalococcoidia bacterium. Encoded proteins:
- a CDS encoding CDP-alcohol phosphatidyltransferase family protein — translated: MSSFQELRRKAGRLITDPLVPFISKLRLTPDIMTTIGLVINLIAAVVVGFGHLVAGALIFLLAGLFDLLDGALARYMQKTSSFGALFDSTVDRITEGAMFLSFIFITGTGVWPFNVTLQLVLIFLAMIGSFLTSYIRARAEGLNIDCTVGLFTRVERVIILALGLLLNQVFIALAIVVVLSFVTVGQRFIHVWRQAKK